From the genome of Bradyrhizobium elkanii USDA 76, one region includes:
- the parE gene encoding DNA topoisomerase IV subunit B, with protein sequence MAKSLKSNVKSKSADDLFGAPEPKGRAPAKAASRSAGSAEAGYTAADIEVLEGLEPVRRRPGMYIGGTDEKALHHLFAEVIDNCMDEALAGHATFIDVELTADGFLTVTDNGRGIPVDPHPKFPKKSALEVIMCTLHSGGKFDSKVYETSGGLHGVGVSVVNALSSRLEVEVARSGQLHRMTFERGHPKGKLEDLGKVNNRRGTRIRFKPDTDIFGAKAAFKPQRLFKMTRSKAYLFGGVEIRWHCDQELLKGVEDVPAEAKFHFPGGLKDYLAAAIHADTLVHQDIFSGKSGRSGAHGACEWAVAWTADADGFLSSYTNTVPTPDGGTHESGLRSALLRGLKDHAERAGQGKRAASITSEDVMVGAAVMLSVFVREPEFQGQTKDRLATAEAQRIVEQAMKDPFDHWLSGNPNQANRLLDFVIDRAEERLRRRQEKETARKTAGKKLRLPGKLADCSDAGTEGSELFIVEGDSAGGSAKQARDRKTQAVLPLRGKILNVASAGKDKLTANAQLSDLVQAIGCGTLAHYREEDLRYQRIIIMTDADVDGAHIASLLITFFYRQMPRLIDEGHLYLAVPPLYKLKHGTKSIYARDDAHKDELLKSEFNANAKVEVNRFKGLGEMMPAQLKETTMDPAKRTLLRVVLLADDREGTADSVERLMGTKAEARFAFISDKAEFASDDLLDV encoded by the coding sequence ATGGCCAAGTCATTGAAGTCGAACGTCAAAAGTAAATCTGCCGACGATCTGTTCGGAGCCCCGGAACCGAAGGGACGCGCCCCGGCGAAGGCCGCTTCGCGATCCGCTGGAAGCGCCGAAGCCGGCTATACGGCGGCTGACATCGAGGTGCTGGAGGGGCTGGAACCGGTCCGCCGGCGCCCCGGCATGTATATCGGCGGCACCGACGAGAAGGCCCTGCACCACCTGTTCGCCGAGGTCATCGACAACTGCATGGACGAGGCGCTGGCCGGCCACGCCACCTTCATCGACGTGGAGCTGACCGCCGACGGCTTCCTGACCGTGACCGACAATGGCCGCGGCATTCCGGTCGACCCGCATCCGAAATTCCCGAAGAAGTCGGCGCTCGAAGTCATCATGTGCACGCTGCACTCGGGCGGCAAGTTCGACTCCAAGGTCTATGAGACCTCGGGCGGCCTGCACGGTGTCGGTGTCTCCGTGGTCAACGCTCTCTCCTCGCGGCTCGAGGTCGAGGTTGCGCGCAGCGGGCAGTTGCATCGCATGACCTTCGAGCGCGGCCATCCCAAGGGCAAGCTCGAAGACCTCGGCAAGGTCAACAACCGCCGCGGCACGCGCATCCGCTTCAAGCCGGACACCGACATTTTCGGCGCCAAGGCGGCTTTCAAGCCGCAGCGTCTGTTCAAGATGACGCGCTCGAAGGCCTATCTGTTCGGCGGAGTCGAGATTCGCTGGCACTGCGACCAGGAGCTATTGAAGGGCGTCGAAGACGTCCCGGCGGAAGCCAAATTCCACTTCCCCGGCGGCCTGAAGGATTATCTCGCCGCGGCGATCCACGCCGACACGCTGGTGCATCAGGATATCTTCTCCGGCAAATCCGGCCGCAGCGGCGCCCATGGCGCCTGCGAATGGGCGGTGGCCTGGACTGCCGATGCCGACGGCTTCCTGTCGTCCTACACCAACACGGTGCCGACGCCCGACGGCGGCACGCATGAATCCGGCCTGCGCAGTGCACTGCTGCGCGGCCTGAAGGATCACGCCGAACGCGCCGGCCAGGGCAAGCGCGCAGCCTCCATCACCTCGGAAGACGTGATGGTGGGCGCGGCCGTGATGCTCTCGGTGTTCGTGCGCGAGCCTGAATTCCAAGGCCAAACCAAAGACCGGCTCGCCACCGCCGAAGCGCAGCGCATCGTCGAACAGGCGATGAAGGACCCGTTCGACCACTGGTTGTCAGGCAATCCGAACCAGGCCAACCGGCTGCTCGACTTCGTGATCGATCGTGCCGAGGAGCGGCTTCGCCGCCGCCAGGAAAAGGAGACCGCGCGCAAGACCGCCGGCAAGAAACTGCGTCTGCCCGGCAAACTCGCCGACTGCTCCGACGCCGGCACCGAAGGTTCCGAGCTCTTCATCGTCGAAGGTGACTCGGCCGGCGGCAGCGCCAAGCAGGCGCGCGACCGCAAGACGCAGGCCGTGCTTCCGCTGCGCGGAAAAATCCTCAACGTTGCCTCCGCCGGCAAGGACAAGCTGACCGCCAACGCGCAGCTCTCCGACCTCGTGCAGGCGATCGGCTGCGGCACGCTCGCGCATTACCGCGAAGAGGATCTGCGCTACCAGCGCATCATCATCATGACCGACGCCGACGTCGACGGCGCGCACATCGCATCGCTCCTGATCACCTTCTTCTACCGGCAGATGCCGCGGCTGATCGACGAAGGGCATCTCTACCTGGCGGTTCCGCCGCTCTACAAGCTGAAGCACGGCACCAAGTCGATCTACGCCCGCGACGACGCGCACAAGGATGAGCTGCTGAAGAGCGAGTTCAACGCCAACGCCAAGGTCGAGGTGAATCGCTTCAAAGGCCTCGGCGAGATGATGCCGGCCCAGCTGAAGGAAACCACGATGGATCCGGCCAAGCGCACGCTGCTGCGCGTGGTGCTGCTGGCCGACGATCGCGAGGGCACCGCCGACTCGGTCGAACGGCTGATGGGAACCAAGGCCGAAGCCCGCTTTGCCTTCATCTCCGACAAGGCCGAATTCGCCAGCGACGACCTGCTCGACGTCTAG
- a CDS encoding outer membrane protein produces the protein MKKILLALTAVAAMTASASAADLAARPYTKAPAPVPVAPSWTGSYIFGGGGGGVWDADTGVQSTVTGAPILGFNQRQGGDGWYGTVGAGYDWQTANSWVIGVFADGQFGSLKGTIQDQGPFVAGNIKNDYSWAAGARLGYLIAPNVLSYVNAGYSSSHWKGTTLFNTATALPSGLHTNDFDRGGWFVGGGVENNLNIFGITAPGWFMKTEYRAAYYDNKNISELVDGTNISNGRDITFKPLVQTISTSLVYRFNWTGPVVAKY, from the coding sequence ATGAAGAAGATTTTGCTCGCTCTGACCGCGGTTGCTGCGATGACGGCATCGGCGTCGGCTGCTGATCTGGCCGCCCGCCCCTACACCAAGGCGCCTGCCCCGGTTCCGGTCGCTCCGAGCTGGACCGGCTCCTACATCTTCGGCGGTGGCGGCGGCGGCGTCTGGGATGCTGACACGGGCGTCCAGTCGACCGTCACGGGTGCGCCGATCCTCGGCTTCAACCAGCGCCAGGGCGGCGATGGCTGGTACGGCACCGTCGGTGCCGGTTACGACTGGCAGACCGCCAACAGTTGGGTCATCGGCGTGTTCGCCGACGGTCAGTTCGGCAGCCTGAAGGGCACCATCCAGGATCAGGGTCCGTTCGTCGCCGGCAACATCAAGAACGACTACAGCTGGGCGGCTGGTGCGCGCCTCGGCTACCTGATCGCGCCGAACGTCCTGTCCTACGTCAACGCCGGTTACTCCAGCTCGCACTGGAAGGGCACCACGCTGTTCAACACCGCGACCGCGCTTCCCTCGGGTCTGCACACCAACGACTTCGATCGCGGCGGCTGGTTCGTCGGCGGCGGCGTCGAGAACAACCTGAACATCTTCGGCATCACCGCGCCGGGCTGGTTCATGAAGACCGAGTATCGCGCCGCTTACTACGACAACAAGAACATCTCGGAGCTGGTCGACGGCACCAACATCTCGAACGGCCGCGACATCACCTTCAAGCCGCTTGTCCAGACCATCAGCACCTCGCTGGTCTACCGCTTCAACTGGACCGGTCCGGTTGTCGCCAAGTACTGA
- a CDS encoding glucose 1-dehydrogenase — protein sequence MKNGQFDLSGRVAIVTGGNGGIGLGMARGLADAGAAVAVVGRNEAKSKDAVEDLGKRGAKAIAVATDVTDKAAVAAMVERVVRELGRIDILVNNAGMSIRKPPHELELEEWSKVIDTNLTSAFMCSKAAYPALKASGHGKIINIGSMMSIFGASFAAAYAASKGGIVQYTRACANAWAPDNIQVNAILPGWIDTDLTKGARQQVAGLHERVLARTPAARWGAIDDFAGIAVFLASPASDFVTGTAIPVDGGYSVMA from the coding sequence ATGAAAAACGGACAGTTTGATCTCTCGGGCCGGGTCGCCATCGTCACCGGCGGCAATGGCGGCATCGGGCTTGGCATGGCGCGCGGCCTGGCGGACGCCGGCGCGGCGGTTGCCGTGGTCGGCCGCAACGAGGCGAAGTCGAAGGACGCCGTCGAGGATCTCGGCAAGCGCGGCGCCAAGGCGATCGCGGTGGCAACCGACGTGACCGACAAGGCCGCCGTTGCGGCCATGGTCGAACGGGTCGTTCGCGAGCTCGGCCGGATCGACATTCTCGTCAACAACGCCGGCATGAGCATCCGCAAGCCTCCGCACGAGCTCGAGCTGGAGGAATGGAGCAAGGTGATCGACACCAACCTCACCAGCGCGTTCATGTGCTCGAAGGCGGCCTATCCCGCGCTCAAGGCGTCGGGCCACGGCAAGATCATCAACATCGGCTCGATGATGTCGATCTTCGGTGCGAGCTTCGCTGCGGCCTATGCCGCGAGCAAGGGCGGCATCGTGCAGTACACCCGCGCCTGCGCCAACGCCTGGGCTCCCGACAACATCCAGGTCAACGCCATCCTGCCCGGCTGGATCGATACCGACCTGACCAAAGGCGCGCGCCAGCAGGTCGCCGGGCTGCACGAGCGTGTGCTTGCGCGCACGCCGGCGGCACGCTGGGGGGCGATCGACGACTTCGCAGGCATCGCCGTGTTCCTGGCCTCACCGGCGTCGGACTTCGTCACCGGCACCGCGATCCCCGTCGACGGCGGCTATTCGGTGATGGCCTGA